One Desulfovibrio inopinatus DSM 10711 genomic window, ATTCGAACGGACTTTTTCAAAGGCCTGGTTGCAATTCCCTCCAAATCCAAGATTCGTAGAGTTGCGATGGGATATAAACGGAGCACCTAATCGAGAGATATATTCTTCAAGTATTTCATACTCTGACTCACACGAGCAATCTTCTGAAACGAAAATATCAGATATATATTCGAAGGATGTATTTCGCTTAATAGAGTCCAATAAATGACAAGTGCCACCGATATTACCATAGACAGGAATAATAATAGAAACTTTCATTTTATAACTCACCTATAAAGGGTAAGAAATCTTTCCGGTTGTATCGTAAAGTTTGACACCGTTCTATAAAACTTCTTGATATGAACAGGTCATCCAAATGAAACTCATTTCGATAGAGATTGTTGGTGAATAAATTTAACTGGCGATCGAGTTGATATATAAAAAAGCTTGCATTGGTTAAGTCAGCTCGATTGACAAGGTAATAATTGAGCAATGTCGTAGCACGTTGCGTTCGTTTTATCGAATCGAGTGAACCTCGTTCAAGGTCACGCCGAAAGTCTTCAGCATTACGGTTGACGATTCCCGAGTAACAAGAATCACCATAAGATATAACTGGTTTTCCAAGAGTTAATGCCTCGAATCCAGCCGAGCTATTGACCGTAGCGACGCCGTCAATTTGTCTTAGCAGCGAAATATACGATAAGTTGTTGTCAAAATTGTCGAGCCAAAGGACATCAGAGCGTTTGTCGCATAATTGCTGGCATTTTAAATGATCACGTTTTGTCCACCGAAGGTTCTTCGCCCCTGGATGCGGCTTAACGATGTAGTAAGGGTTTAATTCGTCAAAATCATTAAAAACAGTGTTTAAAAAATCAACCATGGAAGAAAATTGAGAAAAAGCAATGATGTTCGAATCATCAAGGAGTTGAAGAGGAACAAGAATATTTATTCTATCACGACGCGCTGTTACTGTTGATGGCCAAAATGTTTGGTCCAACCGTCTTTTGAATTTATCGGTAAAAGATGGATAATTTAAAGGAATCGGTTCCGGTGGCAACGCTTTACCAGCTAACGTACTGTAACCGTTTACCCCTTGGTAATCAAAATATAAAGTATCGACGAGAGGGCTGCGCATACAGCCAAGCTCTACGCTAATTGCAGGGATCGAAAAAAATTCGGAAAACTTTCTCACAGCTCCATTGTTTCCCCAGTACACAATGGCGTCAAACGGAAAGTCATTATGCAATTCAAGAAGAAGGTTGAAGTAGTTCTCCGTAATTTCTCCAACGCCGCTGAGGAGATCTTTCCAAAGCATCAGCCCGTCTGTAAACCAATTCAATTTTCCAAATTTTTCATATAGGTGGTGGCAGAGTCCATATGGATTGTCACGTAAGAAAAAATTAGCCTTGTCGAACCCAGGATAGGTTTTTCTTGCTGCTTCCAGTTGCGGAGGGAGAAGTATTTTGCATTCTATGTTGAGCTGCTTGAATTTGTGTACCTCGGTTGCGATATCATCTTTTATAAGCTTGATAAAGTTATCCAGTATCCATCTAAAAGCGGTATCATTGTTGCGAATGGGGTGTGGCTCAATAAAAAATAATATTTTCATGGTAGTTCCGTGCTTCATT contains:
- a CDS encoding GT99 family glycosyltransferase N-terminal domain-containing protein, which gives rise to MKILFFIEPHPIRNNDTAFRWILDNFIKLIKDDIATEVHKFKQLNIECKILLPPQLEAARKTYPGFDKANFFLRDNPYGLCHHLYEKFGKLNWFTDGLMLWKDLLSGVGEITENYFNLLLELHNDFPFDAIVYWGNNGAVRKFSEFFSIPAISVELGCMRSPLVDTLYFDYQGVNGYSTLAGKALPPEPIPLNYPSFTDKFKRRLDQTFWPSTVTARRDRINILVPLQLLDDSNIIAFSQFSSMVDFLNTVFNDFDELNPYYIVKPHPGAKNLRWTKRDHLKCQQLCDKRSDVLWLDNFDNNLSYISLLRQIDGVATVNSSAGFEALTLGKPVISYGDSCYSGIVNRNAEDFRRDLERGSLDSIKRTQRATTLLNYYLVNRADLTNASFFIYQLDRQLNLFTNNLYRNEFHLDDLFISRSFIERCQTLRYNRKDFLPFIGEL